From Streptomyces yatensis, one genomic window encodes:
- a CDS encoding MBL fold metallo-hydrolase — translation MISQSPLLTVADGVHIWSPTPSAGWGLANCGLIVSPDGAAAWIDTPYDRRMAGDFLERSRALLPGGSRIERVIVTHANGDHLWGAEVVPDAEIVATREALGHIEYEPSPQQLHALVHGSDPATPLGWYLQRHFGRFDWSGTEVVEPTLTFVGELDLRVGEVPVRLFSLPSAHTTGDLVAYLPRQRVAFTGDVIFASGPQDPGDHAVHWAGPLDNVISACERVLSTGAEVIVPGHGPVLDREGVRGHIGYLEQLRDRTRELHTAGVPALEAARTLIAENTHPALGLPERLVITVGSEYRHLNGTDEPADLVATMADLAQVAWERREDAATASA, via the coding sequence ATGATCTCGCAATCGCCCCTCCTCACCGTGGCCGACGGTGTGCACATCTGGTCCCCCACCCCCAGCGCCGGATGGGGGCTGGCCAACTGCGGTCTGATCGTCTCGCCCGACGGCGCCGCCGCCTGGATCGACACCCCCTACGACCGGCGGATGGCCGGTGACTTCCTGGAGCGCAGCCGCGCCCTGCTGCCCGGCGGGAGCCGGATCGAGCGGGTGATCGTCACCCATGCCAACGGCGACCATCTGTGGGGCGCGGAGGTCGTACCGGACGCGGAGATCGTCGCCACCCGCGAGGCGCTCGGCCATATCGAGTACGAGCCCTCGCCGCAGCAGCTGCACGCCCTGGTGCACGGCAGCGATCCGGCGACTCCGCTCGGCTGGTATCTCCAGCGGCACTTCGGGCGGTTCGACTGGTCCGGCACCGAGGTGGTCGAGCCCACCCTCACCTTCGTGGGCGAACTCGACCTGCGCGTGGGCGAGGTGCCGGTGCGGCTGTTCAGTCTGCCGTCCGCGCACACCACGGGCGATCTGGTGGCGTATCTGCCGCGGCAGAGGGTGGCGTTCACCGGCGATGTCATCTTCGCCTCCGGCCCCCAGGACCCGGGCGACCACGCGGTGCACTGGGCGGGCCCCCTGGACAATGTGATCTCCGCGTGCGAGCGGGTGCTCTCGACCGGTGCCGAGGTGATCGTCCCCGGCCATGGGCCGGTCCTCGACCGGGAGGGGGTCCGCGGCCACATCGGCTATCTGGAGCAGCTGCGGGACCGCACCCGGGAGCTGCACACGGCGGGGGTACCGGCCCTGGAGGCCGCCCGCACCCTGATCGCCGAGAACACCCATCCGGCGCTGGGCCTGCCCGAGCGGCTGGTGATCACGGTGGGTTCGGAGTACCGGCATCTGAACGGCACGGACGAGCCGGCGGATCTCGTGGCCACCATGGCCGACCTCGCCCAGGTGGCATGGGAGCGGCGCGAGGACGCGGCGACGGCCTCGGCCTGA
- a CDS encoding SpoIIE family protein phosphatase — protein sequence MKVRSALGSRSVGGQVCALMLIIVTLLVLAAGATLSLQARSSGDSQARASALTVARTVALAPGVQRALESRNPSTTLQPYVEKVRHRTDVDYIVVTSPGGIRWTHPNPKLLGKHIGRSLYPATAGRPFTDRLPGITRSAPSIRAAVPVTDDRGRVIGIVNAGVSIPSVGRTVGRQLPVIYASTAFALVLGGGGAALVARRLRRQTHRLGPAEITRMYEHHDAVLRSVKEGVLIVDDEGRLQLANDEALRLLGLTPDAHGRQITDVGLPPELAGLLASGRAATDAVHQVGDRLLVVNQRPAERDGAPWGSVATLRDTTELRALTDKADRAYARLRLLYEAGVRVGSSLDMEGTAQELSRVAVPRFADYATVDLHEAVLRGEEPGDRESPLRRVGFSGIRQDPPLRRVGERVSAFPVTQRAGGTGQARVVAVEQLPSYSDWTPQEPERVGWLVAYGIRSLLTVPLSGRGVRLGQVAFWRSGDAPPFDEEDRSFAEELAGQAAVAIDNARRYAREHATTLALQESLLPRGRPEQQAVVAAQRYLPAPGGVRGDWFDVIPLSGARVALVVGDVVGHGLHAAATMGRLRTAVLNFSVVDLPPDELLARLDDVVDQVDREDTAVNGGVGAVGATCLYAVYDPVSRHCTLARAGHPPPALVHPDGSAAFLDLPAGPPLGLGGRLYEATETQLPEGSRLVLYTDGLVRDRERDLVTGLDHLRDALTDADPDPERACDAVMAALLSPRRTDDVCLLIARTTALDERRVASWELPPDPEVVARMRAAVARTLADWNLEEAAFTTELVVSELLGNAIRHAVGPVRLRLMHNRALICEVADGSTTAPHLRRAGSTDEGGRGLFLVAQMVQRWGTRYTKNGKIIWTEQDLSAAERAPR from the coding sequence GTGAAGGTGCGCTCGGCGCTGGGCTCGCGCAGTGTCGGCGGGCAGGTGTGCGCCCTGATGCTGATCATCGTGACGCTCCTGGTGCTCGCCGCGGGTGCCACGCTGTCCCTCCAGGCCCGCAGCAGCGGGGACAGCCAGGCCCGGGCCAGTGCCCTGACCGTCGCGCGGACCGTCGCCCTCGCCCCCGGCGTCCAGCGGGCGCTGGAGTCCCGCAACCCCTCCACGACCCTCCAGCCCTATGTCGAGAAGGTCCGGCACCGGACCGACGTCGACTACATCGTGGTGACCTCCCCCGGGGGCATCCGCTGGACCCATCCCAATCCGAAGCTGCTCGGCAAGCACATCGGCCGCAGCCTCTATCCGGCCACGGCGGGCCGGCCCTTCACCGACAGACTCCCGGGCATCACCCGCTCGGCACCCTCGATCCGCGCCGCCGTGCCGGTCACCGACGACCGCGGCCGGGTGATCGGCATCGTCAACGCCGGGGTCTCCATCCCCTCCGTCGGCCGGACGGTCGGCCGCCAACTGCCGGTGATCTACGCCTCCACGGCGTTCGCCCTCGTCCTGGGCGGGGGCGGCGCGGCTCTCGTGGCCCGGCGGCTGCGGCGCCAGACCCACCGGCTCGGCCCCGCCGAGATCACCAGGATGTACGAACACCACGACGCCGTGCTGCGCAGCGTCAAGGAGGGGGTGCTGATCGTCGACGACGAGGGGCGGCTGCAGCTCGCCAACGACGAGGCGCTGCGTCTGCTGGGCCTCACACCCGACGCGCACGGACGGCAGATCACCGACGTCGGCCTGCCCCCGGAGCTCGCCGGACTGCTCGCCTCCGGCCGTGCGGCCACCGACGCGGTGCACCAGGTCGGGGACCGGCTGCTGGTGGTCAACCAGCGCCCTGCGGAGCGGGACGGAGCGCCCTGGGGCAGCGTCGCCACCCTGCGGGACACCACCGAGCTGCGCGCCCTGACGGACAAGGCCGACCGGGCCTACGCACGCCTGCGGCTGCTGTACGAGGCCGGTGTCCGGGTGGGTAGCAGCCTCGACATGGAAGGGACCGCCCAGGAACTGTCCCGGGTCGCCGTGCCGCGCTTCGCCGACTACGCCACCGTCGATCTGCACGAGGCCGTCCTGCGCGGCGAGGAGCCGGGCGACCGGGAGTCGCCGCTGCGCCGGGTCGGCTTCAGCGGCATCCGGCAGGACCCCCCGCTGCGCCGGGTCGGCGAGCGCGTCTCCGCCTTCCCCGTCACCCAGCGGGCCGGCGGCACCGGCCAGGCGCGCGTTGTCGCCGTGGAGCAGTTGCCGTCCTACTCCGACTGGACGCCACAGGAGCCCGAGCGGGTGGGATGGCTGGTGGCGTACGGCATCCGCTCGCTGCTGACCGTGCCGCTCAGCGGGCGCGGCGTCCGGCTGGGCCAGGTGGCGTTCTGGCGCTCGGGGGACGCCCCGCCGTTCGATGAGGAGGACCGCTCCTTCGCCGAGGAGTTGGCCGGCCAGGCGGCCGTCGCCATCGACAACGCCCGCCGCTACGCGCGCGAGCACGCCACCACACTGGCCCTCCAGGAGAGCCTGCTGCCGCGCGGCCGCCCCGAACAGCAGGCCGTCGTCGCCGCCCAGCGCTATCTGCCCGCCCCCGGTGGGGTGCGAGGCGACTGGTTCGACGTCATCCCCCTGTCGGGGGCCCGGGTCGCCCTCGTCGTCGGCGATGTCGTCGGCCACGGACTGCACGCCGCCGCGACCATGGGCCGGCTGCGCACCGCCGTGCTCAACTTCTCCGTCGTGGACCTTCCCCCCGATGAGCTGCTCGCCCGGCTCGACGACGTGGTCGACCAGGTCGACCGGGAGGACACCGCCGTGAACGGCGGTGTCGGGGCGGTCGGGGCCACCTGTCTGTACGCGGTCTACGACCCGGTCTCCCGGCACTGCACCCTGGCGCGGGCCGGTCATCCGCCCCCGGCCCTGGTCCACCCCGACGGCTCCGCGGCCTTCCTCGACCTGCCCGCCGGACCGCCGCTGGGACTCGGCGGCCGGCTCTACGAGGCGACCGAGACGCAACTGCCCGAGGGCAGCCGCCTCGTCCTCTACACCGATGGACTGGTCCGCGACCGCGAACGGGACCTGGTGACCGGGCTCGACCACCTGCGTGACGCCCTCACCGACGCCGACCCCGACCCGGAGCGGGCCTGCGACGCCGTGATGGCCGCCCTGCTCTCGCCGCGCCGCACCGACGACGTCTGCCTGCTCATCGCCCGTACCACCGCCCTGGACGAGCGCCGGGTGGCCTCCTGGGAGCTGCCGCCGGACCCGGAGGTCGTGGCCCGGATGCGGGCGGCCGTCGCCCGCACCCTGGCCGACTGGAACCTGGAGGAGGCCGCCTTCACCACCGAACTGGTGGTCAGCGAGCTGCTCGGCAACGCCATCCGGCACGCCGTCGGCCCCGTGCGGCTGCGCCTGATGCACAACCGGGCACTGATCTGCGAGGTCGCCGACGGCAGCACCACCGCACCGCATCTGCGCCGGGCGGGCAGCACCGACGAGGGCGGACGCGGGCTGTTCCTCGTCGCCCAGATGGTCCAGCGCTGGGGCACCCGCTACACCAAGAACGGAAAGATCATCTGGACCGAGCAGGATCTGTCGGCCGCGGAACGCGCCCCGCGCTGA
- the lpdA gene encoding dihydrolipoyl dehydrogenase, which translates to MSAHFDVVVLGAGPGGYVAAIRAAQLGLTTAVVEERYWGGVCLNVGCIPSKALLRNAELAQLFIHEAENFGIRVNGDVTVDYRGAFERSRKVADGRVKGVHYLMKKNKITQYDGRGTFTGPHELRVSLSDGDTETVTFDHCVIATGSITNLLPGTSLSERVVTYEEQILAPALPGSVLIAGAGAIGVEFAYIMHSYGVQVTLVEFMDRIVPLEDEEVSAELTRRFRRLGMNILTSTRVEAINDAGPAVKVMVTTGGQRQTLQAARVLQAIGFRPRVDGYGLEHTGVRLTERGAVDVDGHCRTNVPHIFAIGDVTAKLMLAHAAEAMGIVAAETIAGAETMELDYVMIPRATFCQPQIASFGWTEAQARERGFDVQVAKFPFTANGKAQGLGDPVGFVKLISDGRHGELLGGHLIGPEVTELLPELTLAQQWDLTVHEVARNIHAHPTLSEAVKEAVHGLAGHMINL; encoded by the coding sequence ATGAGCGCACATTTCGACGTGGTGGTTCTGGGAGCCGGGCCGGGTGGCTATGTCGCCGCGATCCGCGCCGCCCAGCTGGGCCTGACCACGGCCGTCGTCGAGGAACGCTACTGGGGCGGCGTCTGCCTCAACGTGGGCTGCATCCCGTCCAAGGCTCTGCTGCGCAACGCCGAGCTGGCCCAGCTGTTCATCCATGAGGCCGAGAACTTCGGCATCCGGGTGAACGGCGATGTGACCGTGGACTACCGCGGCGCGTTCGAGCGCAGCCGCAAGGTGGCCGACGGACGGGTCAAGGGCGTCCACTATCTGATGAAGAAGAACAAGATCACCCAGTACGACGGACGGGGCACCTTCACCGGGCCCCACGAGCTGCGCGTCAGCCTCTCCGACGGTGACACCGAGACGGTCACCTTCGACCACTGCGTCATCGCCACGGGCTCGATCACCAATCTGCTGCCCGGCACCTCCCTGAGCGAGCGGGTGGTGACCTACGAGGAGCAGATCCTCGCCCCCGCCCTGCCCGGCAGCGTCCTGATCGCGGGCGCGGGCGCCATCGGCGTGGAGTTCGCGTACATCATGCACAGCTACGGGGTGCAGGTGACGCTGGTGGAGTTCATGGACCGGATCGTGCCCCTGGAGGACGAGGAGGTCTCCGCCGAACTCACCCGCCGCTTCCGCAGGCTCGGCATGAACATCCTGACCTCCACCCGGGTGGAGGCGATCAACGACGCGGGCCCCGCGGTCAAGGTCATGGTGACCACGGGCGGCCAGCGGCAGACCCTGCAGGCCGCCCGGGTGCTGCAGGCCATCGGATTCCGGCCGCGGGTGGACGGATACGGGCTGGAGCACACCGGCGTCCGGCTGACCGAGCGGGGCGCCGTCGACGTGGACGGACACTGCCGCACCAATGTGCCGCACATCTTCGCCATCGGCGACGTCACCGCCAAGCTGATGCTGGCACACGCCGCCGAGGCCATGGGCATCGTCGCGGCGGAGACCATCGCCGGGGCCGAGACCATGGAGCTCGACTATGTGATGATCCCGCGCGCCACCTTCTGCCAGCCGCAGATCGCCAGCTTCGGCTGGACCGAGGCCCAGGCGCGGGAGCGCGGCTTCGACGTCCAGGTGGCGAAGTTCCCGTTCACCGCCAACGGGAAGGCCCAGGGCCTCGGCGACCCCGTCGGCTTCGTGAAGCTCATCAGCGACGGCCGCCACGGCGAGCTACTGGGCGGCCATCTCATCGGCCCCGAGGTCACCGAGCTGCTGCCCGAGCTCACCCTCGCCCAGCAGTGGGATCTGACCGTGCACGAGGTGGCCCGCAACATCCACGCCCATCCGACCCTCAGCGAGGCGGTGAAGGAGGCCGTCCACGGGCTCGCCGGACACATGATCAATCTCTGA
- a CDS encoding RNA-binding S4 domain-containing protein: MASDEGSVRVDSWIWSVRLTKTRSMASSACRAGHVRVNGERVKPAHPVRSGDEVRLRHAGRDRVVVVSRIVRKRVGAPVAAECFVDNSPPPPPREHTVPIGLRDRGAGRPTKRDRREMERLRGAPGDLG; this comes from the coding sequence ATGGCTTCAGACGAGGGGTCCGTACGGGTGGACAGCTGGATCTGGTCCGTGCGGCTGACCAAGACGCGCTCGATGGCGTCCTCGGCCTGCCGCGCGGGGCACGTCCGGGTCAACGGCGAGCGCGTCAAGCCCGCGCACCCGGTGCGGTCCGGAGACGAGGTGCGGCTGCGCCATGCGGGACGCGACCGGGTCGTGGTGGTCTCGCGCATCGTGCGCAAGCGGGTCGGCGCGCCGGTGGCCGCGGAGTGCTTCGTCGACAACAGCCCGCCTCCGCCGCCGCGCGAGCACACGGTGCCGATCGGGCTGCGCGACCGCGGGGCGGGCCGCCCCACCAAGCGCGACCGGCGCGAGATGGAGCGGCTGCGCGGTGCGCCCGGCGACCTCGGCTGA
- a CDS encoding NAD(P)/FAD-dependent oxidoreductase, producing MTPTDRTHRTVDVLVIGAGPAGLALAARLAAAGVDRVEVLDREPQAGGVPRHCHHTGFGLRDLRRVMSGPDYARHHIAAATRAGAVLRTSVTATGWAAPRTVDITGPTGLERITATAVVLATGARERPRSARLVPGTRPAGVLTTGQLQQAVHLHHQHVGRRAVIVGAERVGYSAVATLRRAGAEVAAMVTDQPRHQTHPARHLATRLRSGFPLVTDATVTELTGQGRLESVRLRHRDGRTAAVACDTVVFTGDWIPDHELARSAGIALDPGTRGPAADAEFRTGEPGVFAVGNLLHPVETADIAALDGRLAAGPVLRHLAGRPWTPGALPVRVEAPLLWVSPNRIAPDGPRPPRGRFTLRTTRFLTRPVLTVAQDGRTLHRGRLPRTVAPGRPFHLPADWIVGADAHGGPVRITVD from the coding sequence ATGACCCCCACCGACCGTACCCACCGCACCGTCGACGTGCTGGTCATCGGGGCCGGACCGGCCGGACTCGCGCTCGCCGCGCGCCTGGCCGCCGCCGGGGTGGACCGGGTCGAGGTCCTCGACCGCGAACCGCAGGCGGGCGGCGTTCCCCGCCACTGCCACCACACCGGATTCGGACTGCGCGATCTGCGCCGGGTGATGAGCGGCCCCGACTACGCCCGCCACCACATCGCCGCCGCCACCCGCGCCGGAGCCGTGCTGCGCACCTCGGTCACGGCCACCGGCTGGGCGGCGCCGAGGACCGTGGACATCACCGGCCCGACGGGCCTGGAACGCATCACCGCGACCGCCGTCGTCCTGGCCACCGGCGCCCGGGAACGCCCGCGCAGCGCCCGGTTGGTGCCCGGCACCCGGCCGGCGGGTGTCCTCACCACCGGACAGCTGCAGCAGGCCGTCCATCTGCACCATCAGCACGTCGGCCGGCGCGCCGTCATCGTCGGCGCGGAACGCGTGGGCTACTCCGCGGTGGCCACCCTGCGCCGGGCCGGGGCCGAGGTCGCCGCCATGGTCACCGACCAGCCCCGCCACCAGACCCATCCGGCACGCCACCTCGCCACCCGGCTGCGCTCTGGCTTTCCGCTGGTCACCGACGCCACCGTGACCGAACTGACCGGCCAGGGGCGGCTGGAGAGCGTGCGGCTGCGGCACCGGGACGGCAGGACGGCCGCCGTCGCCTGCGACACCGTGGTGTTCACCGGCGACTGGATCCCCGACCACGAACTGGCCAGAAGCGCCGGAATCGCCCTCGACCCCGGCACCCGGGGCCCCGCCGCCGACGCCGAGTTCCGCACCGGCGAACCCGGGGTCTTCGCCGTGGGCAATCTGCTGCACCCCGTGGAGACCGCCGATATCGCCGCCCTCGACGGCCGGTTGGCCGCCGGGCCCGTGCTGCGCCATCTCGCCGGGCGGCCGTGGACCCCGGGGGCGCTGCCCGTGCGGGTCGAGGCGCCGCTGCTATGGGTCTCACCCAACCGGATCGCCCCGGACGGGCCCCGTCCGCCGCGTGGCCGCTTCACCCTGCGCACCACGCGGTTCCTGACCCGGCCGGTGCTCACCGTCGCCCAGGACGGCCGGACGCTGCACCGCGGGCGCCTGCCCCGCACGGTGGCGCCGGGCCGGCCGTTCCACCTGCCCGCCGACTGGATCGTCGGGGCCGACGCACACGGCGGCCCCGTACGGATCACGGTGGACTGA
- a CDS encoding NAD(P)/FAD-dependent oxidoreductase — MTVTTTGDLPGEVYDVAIIGAGVVGTAIARELARHRLRIALVEASDDVGNGTSKANTAILHTGFDATPGTLEARLVREGYQRLTAYAAETGIPLEPLGALLVAWDAEQLAALPSLAEKAVRNGYDETSILDADAVYAREPHLGPGALGALEVPGESIICPWTTTLAYATQAVRAGVALHLNCPAGAITTGEDHHEIATPRGVLRTRHLVNAAGLYSDEINRRLGHGEFTVTPRRGQLIVFDKFARGLVDHILLPVPTALGKGVLVAPTVYGNVMLGPTAEDLDDKTATGSSADGLASLREKGARIMPELLAEEVTAVYAGLRAATEHGDYQIHADPGRRYVAVGGIRSTGLTASMAIAAHVAELLTECGLDPGPEREIEPVRMPTIGEAFPRPYQRADLIAADPAYGTVVCHCERVTRGEIRDALTATVPPGSLEGLRRRTRALGGRCQGFFCGAAVRAQFDAATAAQDRTEARR, encoded by the coding sequence ATGACCGTTACGACCACGGGTGACCTCCCCGGCGAGGTCTACGACGTGGCCATCATCGGCGCCGGGGTGGTCGGCACCGCCATCGCCCGCGAACTGGCCCGCCACCGGCTGCGGATCGCCCTCGTCGAGGCGTCCGACGACGTCGGGAACGGCACCTCAAAGGCCAACACCGCGATCCTGCACACCGGCTTCGACGCCACCCCGGGCACCCTGGAGGCCCGTCTGGTGCGCGAGGGCTACCAGCGGCTGACCGCCTACGCCGCCGAGACCGGCATCCCGCTCGAACCGCTCGGCGCGCTCCTGGTCGCCTGGGACGCCGAACAGCTCGCCGCACTGCCGTCCCTCGCCGAGAAGGCGGTGCGCAACGGCTACGACGAGACGAGCATCCTCGACGCGGACGCGGTCTACGCCCGCGAACCCCATCTGGGACCCGGCGCCCTCGGCGCGCTCGAAGTCCCCGGGGAGAGCATCATCTGCCCCTGGACGACGACGCTCGCCTACGCCACCCAGGCGGTGCGCGCGGGCGTCGCCCTGCATCTGAACTGCCCGGCCGGGGCCATCACCACCGGCGAGGACCACCACGAGATCGCCACCCCGCGCGGGGTGCTGCGCACCCGTCACCTGGTCAACGCCGCCGGGCTGTACTCGGACGAGATCAACCGGCGGCTCGGCCACGGGGAGTTCACCGTGACCCCGCGCCGCGGCCAGCTGATCGTCTTCGACAAGTTCGCCCGCGGCCTGGTCGACCACATCCTGCTGCCGGTGCCCACCGCGCTCGGCAAGGGAGTCCTGGTGGCGCCCACCGTGTACGGCAATGTGATGCTCGGCCCCACCGCCGAGGACCTCGACGACAAGACCGCCACCGGATCGTCGGCGGACGGACTGGCCTCGCTCCGGGAGAAGGGCGCGCGGATCATGCCGGAGCTGCTGGCGGAGGAGGTCACCGCGGTCTACGCCGGACTGCGCGCCGCCACCGAGCACGGCGACTACCAGATCCACGCCGACCCCGGCCGCCGGTATGTCGCCGTGGGCGGCATCCGGTCCACCGGACTCACCGCCTCGATGGCCATCGCCGCGCATGTGGCCGAGCTCCTCACCGAATGCGGTCTCGACCCCGGGCCCGAGCGGGAGATCGAGCCCGTGCGGATGCCCACCATCGGCGAGGCGTTCCCACGCCCCTACCAGCGCGCCGATCTCATCGCCGCCGACCCCGCGTACGGCACCGTGGTCTGCCACTGCGAACGCGTCACCCGGGGCGAGATCCGCGACGCGCTGACCGCCACCGTGCCACCGGGCTCGCTGGAGGGCCTGCGGCGCCGCACCCGGGCCCTCGGCGGGCGCTGCCAGGGCTTCTTCTGCGGCGCCGCGGTGCGCGCCCAGTTCGACGCGGCCACCGCGGCCCAGGACCGGACGGAGGCCCGGCGATGA
- a CDS encoding FGGY family carbohydrate kinase, with product MLPAERRHRTPADPATGPVLAVDQGTSGTKALVLCPERGVIGSAEVPVRPRYLPGGLVEVDPAALLTSVLEAGRQALAAAGEPVVAVGLANQGETVLAWDPVTGDPLTDALVWQDRRARTVCEHLAPHAETLRELTGLPLDPYFAAPKMAWIRRHLTGEGVVTTSDAWLIHRLTGAFVTDAATAGRTGLLDLDRVAWSPKALDLYGLTAERLPRVVDAAGPVGTTTAFGGEVPLTGLLVDQQAALLAQRVTEPGTAKCTYGTGAFLLANTGDRPRRGPHGLVACVAWRFGGRTSYCLDGQVYTAASAVRWLGDLGVIQGPQDLDPVGGTVPDTGGVTFVPALAGLAAPWWRGDLKGSLTGLGLDTTAGHLVRALCEGIAAQVVEIAEAAASDLGAPLTVLRVDGGLTRSALLMQTQADLLQRPVEVSALPDVTALGVGAAARLGLDPGLTVEEAVPAWQPAAVYEPRISAERAAERLAGFRSAVAALLDRAPTAAAHD from the coding sequence ATGCTGCCTGCAGAGCGTCGCCACCGCACCCCGGCCGACCCCGCGACCGGCCCGGTCCTCGCCGTCGACCAAGGCACCTCGGGCACCAAGGCGTTGGTGCTGTGTCCCGAGCGCGGGGTGATCGGCTCCGCGGAGGTGCCCGTACGCCCCCGCTATCTCCCCGGCGGACTGGTCGAGGTCGATCCGGCCGCGTTGCTCACCTCGGTCCTCGAGGCCGGACGCCAGGCTCTGGCCGCCGCGGGGGAGCCCGTCGTAGCGGTCGGACTGGCCAACCAGGGCGAGACCGTGCTGGCCTGGGACCCCGTCACCGGAGACCCGCTGACCGACGCGCTGGTCTGGCAGGACCGGCGGGCGCGGACGGTGTGCGAACACCTCGCGCCGCACGCCGAGACGCTGCGCGAACTCACCGGACTGCCGCTCGATCCGTACTTCGCGGCGCCCAAGATGGCGTGGATCCGGCGCCATCTGACCGGCGAGGGCGTGGTCACCACCAGCGACGCCTGGCTGATCCACCGGCTCACCGGCGCCTTCGTCACCGACGCCGCCACCGCCGGGCGCACCGGGCTGCTCGACCTCGACCGGGTCGCCTGGTCCCCGAAGGCGCTGGACCTCTACGGGCTGACCGCCGAACGGCTGCCGCGCGTCGTCGACGCCGCCGGGCCCGTCGGCACCACCACGGCCTTCGGCGGCGAGGTCCCGCTCACCGGGCTCCTCGTCGACCAGCAGGCCGCCCTGCTGGCGCAGCGGGTGACCGAGCCGGGCACCGCCAAGTGCACCTACGGCACCGGCGCCTTCCTCCTCGCCAACACCGGGGACCGGCCCCGGCGCGGGCCCCACGGCCTGGTCGCCTGCGTGGCCTGGCGGTTCGGCGGGCGCACCAGCTACTGCCTGGACGGCCAGGTGTACACCGCCGCCTCCGCGGTGCGCTGGCTCGGCGACCTGGGGGTGATCCAGGGGCCCCAGGACCTGGACCCGGTCGGCGGGACGGTGCCCGACACCGGGGGAGTCACCTTCGTACCGGCGCTCGCCGGACTCGCGGCGCCGTGGTGGCGCGGCGACCTCAAGGGCTCGCTGACCGGGCTCGGCCTCGACACCACCGCCGGGCATCTGGTGCGCGCCCTGTGCGAGGGCATCGCCGCCCAGGTGGTGGAGATCGCCGAGGCGGCCGCCTCCGACCTGGGCGCGCCGCTGACCGTCCTGCGCGTCGACGGGGGACTGACCCGCTCGGCGCTGCTGATGCAGACCCAGGCCGATCTGCTGCAGCGGCCGGTGGAGGTGTCTGCGCTGCCGGATGTCACGGCGCTGGGCGTGGGCGCCGCCGCGCGGCTGGGGCTCGACCCGGGCCTGACGGTCGAGGAGGCGGTCCCGGCGTGGCAGCCCGCCGCCGTCTACGAACCGCGGATCAGCGCGGAGCGGGCCGCCGAACGCCTGGCCGGTTTCCGCTCGGCCGTGGCCGCGCTGCTGGACCGGGCGCCGACGGCCGCCGCCCACGACTGA